Proteins from a single region of Acanthochromis polyacanthus isolate Apoly-LR-REF ecotype Palm Island chromosome 11, KAUST_Apoly_ChrSc, whole genome shotgun sequence:
- the LOC110958708 gene encoding 1-acylglycerol-3-phosphate O-acyltransferase ABHD5 → MRRMAEEIPPVREQSSWILSWLPSWCPTSPSELKDAEEKMLKSVKQPFSRQHVRISNDNHLWTLAFSTQPQPCSPYPSQPPAHPRTPLVLLHGFGGGVALWAQNLDSFSSSGPVYALDLLGFGRSSRPQFSTDPEVAEDEFVTALEEWREKVGLEEIVLLGHNLGGYLSAAYTLKYPHRVKHLLLVEPWGFPARPDNPSHYSIPVWIRAIGAFMSPFNPLAGLRLAGPLGPMLVQMIRSDFKQKYSSVFSDNTVSNYIYHLNAQTPSGETAFKNMTIPYGWAKRPMLDRIDQVRADIPISFIYGSRSSIDSDSGYAFKKTRPDVEIEVIRGAGHYVFADQPEDFNQIVLRILTRMEGATKQ, encoded by the exons ATGAGGAGGATGGCGGAGGAAATCCCCCCCGTCAGGGAGCAGAG CTCCTGGATATTAAGTTGGCTTCCCTCTTGGTGCCCCACTTCTCCTTCTGAGCTGAAAGATGCAGAAGAAAAAATGCTCAAGT CTGTGAAGCAGCCTTTCTCCAGGCAGCACGTCCGGATATCCAACGACAACCATTTGTGGACCTTAGCCTTTTCTACTCAGCCACAGCCATGCTCTCCGTACCCATCGCAGCCCCCTGCCCATCCCAGAACCCCTCTGGTTTTGCTGCACGGCTTTGGAGGTGGAGTTGCCCTCTGGGCCCAGAACCTGGACTCTTTCTCTAGCAGCGGCCCGGTCTACGCTCTAGACCTGCTGGGCTTCGGCAGGAGCAGCCGTCCCCAGTTCAGCACCGACCCCGAGGTGGCTGAGGACGAGTTCGTGACGGCCCTGGAGGAGTGGAGGGAGAAGGTGGGACTGGAGGAGATAGTGCTGCTGGGACACAACCTTGGAGGATACCTGTCTGCGGCGTACACACTCAAATACCCACACAG GGTAAAGCATCTGCTGCTAGTGGAGCCGTGGGGATTCCCGGCACGTCCAGACAATCCCAGCCACTACTCCATCCCAGTCTGGATCAGAGCCATCGGGGCTTTCATGAGCCCCTTCAACCCTCTAGCTGGACTCAGACTGGCTGGGCCTCtag GTCCAATGCTGGTCCAGATGATCAGGTCAGACTTCAAGCAGAAGTACTCCTCTGTGTTCAGCGACAACACTGTGTCTAACTACATCTACCATCTGAACGCTCAGACTCCGAG CGGAGAGACGGCCTTCAAGAACATGACCATTCCCTACGGCTGGGCTAAGAGGCCCATGCTGGACAGGATTGACCAGGTCCGAGCTGACATTCCCATTTCCTTCATTTACGGGTCGCGCTCCAGCATTGACAGCGACTCTGGATACGCCTTCAAGAAAACCCGACCAGATGTGGAAATTGAG GTGATCAGAGGAGCAGGCCATTATGTTTTTGCCGACCAGCCGGAAGACTTCAACCAGATAGTCCTTCGAATTCTCACTAGGATGGAGGGGGCAACAAAACAGTGA